GAGTACGGTTTTTGTCAATAAAAAAGGCTATAAAAATAAATAAAGAGGCATTGTATGGTTGATTATTTTGTTGGAATAATAAAAGATGCACAAGATCAGGAAATTATCCTTGATGTGGGCATGATTGGCGTTAGTTTACAGGTGCCGCAGAGCAGAAGTTTCGAAAAAGGCGTGCAAATCAAAGTGTATAGCTATGTACATTGGAATGCAGAAAATGGTCCCAGTTTGTTTGGTTTTTCGCTCCCCTTGGACAGATCAATTTTTAAAGTAATAATCAGTTGTTCAGGTATTGGCCCCAAAATAGCACTCGCAATATTGGCCGATTTGGGTTCTCAGAATTTTTTACATGCCGTTTCAGCGGGTGATGATCAAATACTCAGTAAAGTTAATGGGATCGGCAAAAAAAAGGCTGAACAAATTATTGTGCAATTAAAGCACAAAGTGGCAAATCTTATTGAATCAGGTACGGTGGATGTGAGTGAGATGAAAGATGTTTCGCACTTCCACGATGTTTCTTTGGCGTTGCAGTCATTAAATTATTCGCGTACAGAAATTGGCAGGGCAATGGAGTATGTAAGAAAGAATATAAAAACAGACAATGTGACGTTTGATGTTTTACTGCGCCAAGCACTTTCATATTTATCAAAACAGATGTAAAAAAAGCCCAGATTTTATGCTGGGCTTTTTTATTATGCAAAAATAATCTTACTCTGTATCGTCATCGTTATTGTACCAATCATCTTCTTCATCAGTGTTATATGATTTGTACTTTTTGTATGCTACGTATGAAATACCAGCAACTGTTGTTGCAATCAGAAGACGATTAATGCCGAGAGAGTGTGCTTCAATAACGGTGCCTTTAAAGCATTCAAGATTTGTGATGTGTGCAAATGAACAGCCTGCAAGAAAATCAGCAAATTGGCCAGCCGTTATCGCCGTAAAGACAAAAGGGGTTGCCAATTTTGACAACAGGCCTATTTTTTCTTTTTGCGGGGTCGTTTTATTTGTATCCTCTGGAGTTTTTTCTTCAGGTAAGTCTATGCCAGCTTGAGCTGCAAGTTCTGTCCATCGCTTTTTAAATGCGGGATTATTATATGTTCCCGGTAAACGAGACCCTATTTTTTCTGCAGCATCAATATCATGATTGAGTTCTTGTTTTTTGAGTACAACTTGTTCCTCGTCTTTAGTTTGTTTTGTAACAGTTGCTATCTCATTATTAAGAGCTTGTCCCTTAAGAGACTCCGTTTTGAGTTGTCTATCTAACTCTTCTATTTCTTTTTGTAGTATTTCTGCTTCTGAAAGACCTACCCATTGTTTTCTTAGCTCGTCGGTGATATACGAAAGTCCGCTATCAAGCCTTTTGACAACAAGACCCACAGTCTGCTTAGTAGCTTCTTGTTCTACGTATCCACGAGGACTGTTTACTCGCGCTTGAAGTTCTTGTGCTTCTTTGTCTCTATCAGCCTTTTTTTCCCAATAATTTTTTTTTGCTTCTTGATATTCTTCTTTAGGTGTTTTTTCTTTTACTTTTGGTTCGTTATCCATTGAATGCAGAGCAACTGTTGAAAAGATTCCTATCACGGATAGCAGGAGTAAATTTTTTTTTATAATCACTTATTTTCCTTCTCTAGATGTCTTTTTAGTTTTCTTTGTATTGTCTTGTCATAGTGGGTTGCTCTTCTTTGCAAATCAGTTTTGTATTGTTTGCACATTTCTAATTCAGTATTGAGGAAGTTTTGATTGCTGTTGAGGATATCTACGTTGTTATGTAATGTGGCTATATTGTTTTGAACAACAGTATTTTTTGGATATCGGGTCATTATCAGTCTGTCTGAGATTAAGGTGAAGATGGTTTCAACAGTATTACTGATGAAGGAATGTAATAATTCTTGTTGTGCTTGCCCGAGATTGTGTGCCAGTACTATAGTGGGAATTGAGCAATTTTGCATCATTTGAGTTTCTATTTCAAGTTTATCTTTTTTTTCAAGAATTTTGACTCGCTTTATATCTTCAGGGGTTGCCTGTTTTACTTCTACTTTTGCTCGATGTACTTCGGCATATGCGTCATTCGCGACTTTAAGAATTTCCTCAAACACATTGTTGCTGCTGACTTTATCACTATGGGTCAAGAGAGCAATTTTAAAATAATTTTTTTTATCTTTGGACAGTTCAGCGACTTCTTTTTTGATTTGCTCTATAACCACATCGGATGTATTGGCAGTGACATCACTGATAGCTTTTTCAAGCTTATCGAAACGTGGATCAGTCATAGGAGTAATGTTAGAAGAGATAAAAAAACATAAGAATGATATTATCAAGATTTTTTTATGCATGGTGACTTTTTTCACTATCGTTTGCTCCAAATTTTTTAAGCAATTTTGCTTCTATTTCATTTTCGATTTCTTTAGATTTAATATTAAGTTGTGCTTGTTCAGCACGTTCTTTTTTTAGTGTTAATTCTAGTTCTAATTCTTTTTTTCTGTTGAGCAGTTGAGCAACCTTAAGTTCATCAATTATTTGTTGGCGTTGATTATTAAGAAAGGCTATTCCTTCTGGGTCTTTTTTCGTCATAAGGGCTGCTTGTAGGGCTACATTTTTTGCTGCTAAAACCGCTCCAAGCGACGCTATATCGCCTGATGAAAGAGAGTCAGTGTTCTTCGATGGAGTTACGATAAATTCTTTTATGGATAAATCACCAAATTCAAATATGCTATCACACTCGTAAGTAAGCTCTATGGTTAGATCAAGAAAGCCGTTGGAGTTCACCGGTGTCAAGAGAGTAAACAGTAAAGCAATACAAGATAGTATACGTTTCATTATTCTTCTATTAATTTTGCAGCAAGCCAAGTTTCTTTTTCTTTCATGACCATATCAGTACTTTCTGTGTAGTGGTCATAACCAAGAAGGTGGCAGATGCCGTGGCACAATAATGTGCGCAAGTGTTCATTGATAGTTTTATTCTCTTGTTCACACAATTCTTTGATGTATTCAAGTGAAATAATTAGATCGCCCACATTTCTATCATCTTCTGTTTCGGCTGTAATTGCTTGTCCAGCTTCCAAATCTGGGTGGAATGGAAATGATAAAATATCGGTAGGTTCATCTTTGCTGCGAAAATCACGATTAAAGCATTGAATTGCTTGATTATCAGTTAATAAAATACCCAGGTCAAAATCTGCATATCCCATCAATCCTAAGATCGTTTGGGCATCTTTTTCAAATTGCTGCATATTGAGGGTGGTGATGCATTCTTCGTTATTTATATTAACCATTTTAACCCCGCGTTACGATTCTCTTCACACGGGGACCCCCAAAGGGACAAAGCGTGTGGGATTGAACAGTGTGTACTACAACTACATTTTCAGTATCGACTAAAAATGGGTAAAAATCAAGTTAGATAAACGTTTTTTGCCCTATTCCAGGATTATCTGCGCATGCCATGCTTCGTCAACTTGAGTCAGTTGTGA
This DNA window, taken from Candidatus Babeliales bacterium, encodes the following:
- the ruvA gene encoding Holliday junction branch migration protein RuvA; this translates as MVDYFVGIIKDAQDQEIILDVGMIGVSLQVPQSRSFEKGVQIKVYSYVHWNAENGPSLFGFSLPLDRSIFKVIISCSGIGPKIALAILADLGSQNFLHAVSAGDDQILSKVNGIGKKKAEQIIVQLKHKVANLIESGTVDVSEMKDVSHFHDVSLALQSLNYSRTEIGRAMEYVRKNIKTDNVTFDVLLRQALSYLSKQM
- the ybeY gene encoding rRNA maturation RNase YbeY, translated to MVNINNEECITTLNMQQFEKDAQTILGLMGYADFDLGILLTDNQAIQCFNRDFRSKDEPTDILSFPFHPDLEAGQAITAETEDDRNVGDLIISLEYIKELCEQENKTINEHLRTLLCHGICHLLGYDHYTESTDMVMKEKETWLAAKLIEE